The Chthoniobacterales bacterium genome includes a window with the following:
- a CDS encoding beta-lactamase family protein: MKNVAFLFLLVAGRIAVAAPEAGSGLALAADYSLGCGETSLLVWKDGRTVYERRAPGASPAPRVFSITKSLVSIGVFRDAMTGGLSLGDTAIFGAARGIPLADLLNQTSGLSPAQREFYTQGLKDKEPVLRNLSRRGGNGFVYGPSHWEVLAEEIRLRRGSGLEKWLRKFVPGADSNAVARWTHDDHGRLFFSTGARMDARDLLPAGRETLRGLRGRRWPQEVRALLADGTASNRMYALGFWLNRGAGNADAKEVEVETALGQPRDPSFWRDGCLSRSAPADLVAMVGTRGQRVYVVPSRNMVIVRLGEGRGFSDAEFLRRFFAGGQRA; this comes from the coding sequence ATGAAGAATGTTGCCTTTCTCTTTCTCCTGGTCGCCGGGCGTATCGCGGTGGCCGCGCCGGAAGCCGGTTCCGGCCTTGCCCTCGCCGCGGATTATTCGCTCGGCTGCGGCGAAACGTCTCTGCTCGTGTGGAAGGATGGTCGCACTGTTTACGAGCGCCGCGCCCCGGGTGCATCGCCTGCGCCTCGTGTCTTCAGCATAACAAAAAGCCTGGTTTCCATCGGCGTGTTCCGTGACGCGATGACCGGCGGGCTTTCTCTCGGCGACACAGCCATTTTTGGCGCTGCCCGCGGCATTCCGTTGGCCGACCTCCTCAACCAGACGTCCGGCCTTTCACCTGCGCAGCGGGAATTTTATACGCAGGGACTCAAGGACAAGGAACCGGTCCTGCGCAACCTGAGCAGGAGGGGTGGCAACGGCTTCGTTTACGGCCCGTCGCACTGGGAGGTTCTTGCGGAGGAAATCCGTCTGCGCCGCGGCAGCGGATTGGAAAAATGGCTGCGCAAGTTTGTGCCGGGCGCCGACTCCAATGCCGTCGCACGATGGACGCACGACGATCATGGCCGTTTGTTTTTTTCCACCGGTGCGCGGATGGATGCACGGGATCTTTTGCCGGCAGGGCGGGAGACGCTGCGCGGGTTGCGGGGTCGCCGGTGGCCGCAAGAGGTGCGAGCGCTGCTTGCGGACGGCACGGCATCCAACCGCATGTATGCGCTGGGGTTCTGGCTCAACCGTGGCGCCGGCAACGCGGATGCGAAAGAGGTCGAGGTCGAGACGGCGTTGGGACAGCCCCGCGATCCGTCATTCTGGCGCGACGGATGCCTGAGCCGCTCGGCGCCCGCCGATCTTGTGGCCATGGTCGGCACACGGGGACAGCGTGTCTATGTTGTTCCCTCGCGCAATATGGTGATTGTCCGGCTTGGCGAGGGGCGTGGTTTTTCCGATGCCGAATTTCTGCGGCGTTTTTTCGCGGGTGGTCAGCGTGCCTGA
- a CDS encoding methyltransferase domain-containing protein has translation MSQGMSAILFRRFLADPLKIAYVVPSSRKLVGRVLRDMDFTKAKTFVEFGGGEGCYTREVAKRLGPDARLLVFELDPHLAEHLRNQFRDDERVIICQSDAAGFRDELAKLGLRHADYVISGIPFSYIPPRKKKEILHAVHDGLSPDGMFVVYQVTMELKGHGRMFAACEVEYFLANIPPMFVLAFHKSELTLRKPQKRKKRREQRQKAAA, from the coding sequence ATGTCCCAAGGCATGAGCGCCATTCTCTTCCGACGTTTTCTAGCAGACCCGCTCAAGATCGCCTACGTGGTGCCGAGTTCGCGCAAGCTCGTGGGTCGAGTCCTGCGGGACATGGATTTCACCAAGGCGAAAACCTTCGTCGAGTTCGGCGGAGGCGAGGGGTGCTACACGCGCGAGGTCGCCAAAAGACTCGGCCCCGACGCCCGCTTGCTTGTTTTCGAGCTGGATCCGCATCTTGCCGAGCACCTGCGCAACCAGTTCCGCGATGACGAGCGCGTGATCATCTGCCAATCAGACGCTGCGGGATTCCGCGATGAACTCGCCAAACTGGGCCTCCGGCATGCCGACTATGTCATTTCAGGCATCCCGTTCAGCTACATCCCCCCTCGCAAGAAAAAGGAAATATTGCATGCCGTCCACGACGGACTTTCTCCCGACGGGATGTTCGTCGTTTATCAAGTCACGATGGAACTGAAGGGGCACGGACGGATGTTTGCCGCCTGCGAAGTCGAATACTTCCTGGCCAACATCCCGCCGATGTTCGTCCTCGCTTTCCACAAATCGGAGTTGACCCTGCGCAAACCGCAGAAGCGCAAAAAGCGGCGCGAGCAACGGCAAAAAGCCGCGGCGTGA
- a CDS encoding cation transporter, which translates to MPQTAGGKDHPPDIALACRKARRHTCSMGEHLPAPGNAAEKKSAMALSVAVGILLLCLKAAAWVWTGSTAILSDLGESTVHIAAVCFAAYSLWLALRPADSNHLYGHAKIGFFSAGFEGAMIIVAALYILYEAIAAALRGPELQNIPVGIALTVTGVVVNGALGWHLVRTGKKRGSIILEANGHHVLTDCWTSLGVLVALGLVMATGWTYWDPIFASLAALNILIAGLRLVRRSVSGLMDATDPDVNREIEKLVNAETEKHGISHHNLRHRNIGDAHLVELHLTFPDNVLLRDAHRVATEIEDALEKNIRPAAQVITHLECEGDHGVDSFL; encoded by the coding sequence ATGCCACAAACCGCAGGGGGCAAGGATCACCCGCCGGACATTGCGCTTGCTTGCAGGAAGGCGCGTAGGCACACATGCAGCATGGGTGAGCATCTGCCCGCGCCGGGCAACGCAGCTGAAAAAAAATCCGCCATGGCACTTTCCGTCGCGGTCGGCATCTTGCTTCTTTGCCTCAAAGCGGCGGCGTGGGTGTGGACCGGATCGACGGCCATTCTCAGCGACCTCGGCGAAAGCACGGTGCACATCGCGGCCGTGTGCTTCGCCGCCTACAGTCTGTGGCTGGCCCTCCGCCCCGCCGACTCCAACCACCTTTACGGCCACGCGAAGATCGGGTTTTTCTCCGCCGGTTTCGAGGGGGCGATGATCATCGTTGCGGCCCTTTACATTCTCTACGAGGCCATCGCCGCCGCGCTGCGGGGTCCGGAACTGCAGAATATTCCGGTGGGAATAGCCCTGACAGTCACCGGCGTCGTCGTGAACGGCGCGCTCGGCTGGCACCTTGTGCGCACCGGCAAAAAACGCGGCTCCATCATTCTCGAGGCCAACGGACACCATGTGCTCACCGACTGCTGGACGAGTCTCGGGGTGCTGGTGGCGCTCGGGTTGGTGATGGCCACCGGTTGGACTTACTGGGACCCGATCTTCGCTTCGCTCGCGGCCCTGAACATCCTGATCGCCGGGCTGCGACTCGTGCGACGGAGCGTCAGCGGGCTCATGGACGCCACCGACCCCGACGTGAACCGGGAAATCGAAAAGCTCGTGAACGCCGAGACGGAAAAACACGGCATAAGCCATCACAATCTCCGCCATCGCAACATCGGCGATGCGCATCTCGTGGAACTGCACCTGACCTTCCCCGACAACGTGCTGCTGCGCGACGCCCATCGCGTGGCCACCGAGATCGAGGATGCTTTGGAAAAAAATATCCGGCCCGCAGCCCAAGTGATAACGCACCTCGAATGCGAGGGTGACCACGGCGTCGATTCTTTTCTCTAG
- a CDS encoding malate dehydrogenase, with product MKKAIRVAVTGAAGQIGYSILPRIASGQVFGTDQPVILQLIEIEPGMAALQGVAMELQDGAFPLLEGIETTSDLDRGFSGVNWALLIGSVPRKAGMERKDLLGINGKIFVGQGKAIEKNAASDVRILVVGNPCNTNCLIAMNNARAIPSDRWFAMMRLDENRAKAQLALKAGVPWRQVTNMAIWGNHSNTQFPDFFNARIAGRLAPEIIKDSAWLEGEFIKTVQERGAAIIKARGLSSAFSAAHAAIETVQSLRNETAPGDWHSVALCADGSYGIEKGLICGFPVATKDGKAVIVQGVPINDFARQRIDKTVNELMEERSMVSELLPK from the coding sequence ATGAAAAAAGCAATTCGTGTGGCAGTCACCGGCGCCGCCGGTCAGATCGGTTATTCCATCCTTCCGCGCATCGCCAGCGGGCAAGTTTTCGGCACGGACCAGCCGGTCATTTTGCAATTGATCGAGATCGAACCCGGCATGGCCGCACTGCAAGGCGTGGCGATGGAACTGCAGGACGGCGCCTTTCCCCTTTTGGAGGGCATCGAGACCACCAGCGATCTCGACCGCGGATTCAGCGGCGTGAACTGGGCACTGCTCATCGGCAGCGTTCCCCGCAAGGCAGGCATGGAGCGCAAGGACCTGCTCGGCATCAACGGCAAGATTTTCGTCGGCCAGGGCAAAGCCATCGAAAAGAACGCCGCATCGGACGTCCGCATCCTTGTGGTCGGCAACCCCTGCAACACCAATTGCCTTATCGCGATGAACAATGCGCGCGCGATCCCCTCCGACCGCTGGTTTGCCATGATGCGGCTCGACGAGAACCGCGCCAAAGCGCAGCTCGCGCTCAAAGCCGGCGTTCCGTGGCGCCAAGTCACCAACATGGCCATATGGGGCAACCACTCGAACACCCAGTTCCCCGACTTCTTCAATGCGCGCATCGCTGGAAGGCTCGCACCCGAGATCATCAAAGACAGCGCCTGGCTCGAAGGTGAATTCATCAAGACCGTTCAAGAGCGCGGCGCCGCGATCATCAAAGCGCGCGGACTTTCCTCCGCCTTCTCCGCAGCCCATGCCGCGATCGAGACCGTGCAGAGCCTGCGCAACGAAACCGCCCCCGGCGATTGGCACAGCGTGGCACTGTGCGCGGACGGCTCCTACGGCATCGAAAAGGGACTGATCTGCGGGTTCCCGGTCGCGACCAAAGACGGCAAAGCGGTCATCGTCCAAGGTGTCCCCATCAACGATTTCGCACGTCAGCGGATCGACAAGACAGTCAACGAGTTGATGGAGGAACGTTCGATGGTGTCCGAACTTCTTCCGAAGTAA
- a CDS encoding gamma carbonic anhydrase family protein, giving the protein MEKFAATIARTIRTAPRIADDAYIASDATVVADVQIGAESSVWHQAVMRGDVAPIVLGAQSNVQDGAVVHVADDLPAVIGCRVTIGHKAIVHACEVADEVLVGMGAIILDGARVGTRSIIGANATVKQGMIIPPGSLVLGTPAKVVRTLSEEEQAEIKVWALRYVRLSREYLAVRAERVSGASG; this is encoded by the coding sequence ATGGAGAAATTCGCCGCAACGATCGCACGGACCATCCGCACCGCGCCCCGCATTGCGGACGACGCATACATCGCATCCGACGCCACGGTCGTGGCCGACGTGCAGATCGGCGCGGAGTCGAGCGTCTGGCATCAAGCCGTCATGCGCGGGGATGTCGCGCCGATTGTCCTCGGGGCGCAGTCGAATGTTCAGGACGGCGCCGTTGTCCACGTCGCGGATGATCTTCCTGCGGTCATCGGATGTCGCGTGACGATCGGCCACAAAGCGATTGTCCATGCGTGCGAAGTTGCCGATGAGGTTCTGGTCGGGATGGGGGCGATCATTCTGGATGGCGCGCGCGTCGGAACCCGGTCGATCATCGGGGCGAACGCCACCGTCAAGCAGGGGATGATCATCCCGCCCGGATCCCTCGTTCTCGGGACCCCGGCGAAAGTCGTGCGCACTCTGTCCGAGGAGGAGCAGGCGGAAATCAAAGTGTGGGCTTTGCGCTACGTGAGACTGTCCCGCGAATATCTCGCTGTGCGCGCGGAGCGGGTTTCCGGTGCTTCGGGATAG
- a CDS encoding tetratricopeptide repeat protein: MDYLIDLMKASPHPLRSALMFAAWLALCPPGSAQDAVTLNNGQVREGKITGVSGGNVRVQISGGAATGIPLTEVKEIRMVAPSDFETASAQLASGDAKGALAALQKINDAFAGLPAPWAERSAVMLADAKLAVGDKAGAKAAYENFIKTYPKSTTLANLGMARLAVDEGKYDEAKKLLDPVLAESAKSSFPGPVKGMALGQAHYLAGRISEAAGEHQAALEQYLKASAVFPYDRNAASDAQKRADTLRAEHAGLIAP, from the coding sequence GTGGATTATTTGATCGACCTGATGAAAGCAAGCCCCCACCCCCTGCGCAGCGCGCTAATGTTCGCGGCTTGGCTTGCTCTCTGCCCGCCGGGATCGGCGCAGGACGCCGTGACGCTGAACAACGGGCAAGTGCGCGAGGGCAAGATCACCGGGGTGAGCGGCGGCAACGTGCGAGTGCAGATCTCCGGAGGCGCCGCGACGGGAATTCCCCTCACCGAGGTGAAGGAAATCCGCATGGTCGCGCCGTCAGACTTTGAAACCGCCTCGGCGCAGCTTGCCTCGGGCGATGCCAAGGGGGCTTTGGCCGCGCTGCAAAAGATCAATGACGCCTTTGCCGGGCTGCCCGCTCCATGGGCTGAGAGGTCGGCGGTGATGCTGGCCGACGCCAAACTCGCAGTCGGTGACAAAGCGGGAGCGAAAGCCGCTTACGAGAATTTCATCAAAACTTACCCGAAATCCACGACCCTCGCCAACCTGGGTATGGCGCGCCTCGCCGTGGACGAGGGAAAATATGACGAGGCCAAGAAGCTGCTGGATCCGGTGCTGGCAGAATCGGCAAAAAGCTCTTTCCCGGGGCCAGTCAAAGGCATGGCTCTCGGACAAGCCCACTACCTCGCGGGCCGGATCAGCGAAGCCGCCGGCGAACATCAAGCGGCCTTGGAACAATATCTCAAAGCGTCCGCCGTCTTCCCCTACGACCGTAATGCGGCGTCCGACGCGCAGAAACGCGCCGACACCCTCCGCGCAGAGCATGCCGGGCTCATTGCGCCCTGA
- a CDS encoding MotA/TolQ/ExbB proton channel family protein translates to MRIRTITPALGILPLLLLAASPAFAAEEGVNPQNMSIIETILHGGPLIVFIWICIVTTSVVMVTFIIQLFITVRQQSLAPKELVSALQTSLSAGNFQEAWETCKANPKVYIAGVLGGALERLGRGKEATEAALIDFGVREGQKFKTRNSYLSVIGVISPMIGLLGTVIGMMGAFSVLGQGGVNDMGALALRIGEVLLATASGLFIAIPAFIFYYFFRNRISDAIVYADSELNMLVEDIPFDEVQGLRIGENFDAGDGLHASAGAEAKTSHKVSMQLTTNCPVCQSPIVAGQNPCPSCGATLDWQQ, encoded by the coding sequence ATGCGCATACGCACCATCACACCCGCCCTTGGGATCCTTCCGCTCCTCCTGCTTGCCGCCTCACCAGCCTTTGCCGCAGAGGAAGGCGTCAACCCGCAGAACATGTCCATCATCGAGACCATCCTGCATGGCGGCCCGCTCATCGTTTTCATCTGGATCTGTATCGTCACAACCTCCGTGGTCATGGTGACCTTCATCATCCAGCTCTTCATCACCGTGCGGCAGCAGAGCCTCGCGCCAAAGGAACTGGTCAGCGCGCTGCAGACCTCGCTCAGCGCCGGAAATTTCCAGGAGGCATGGGAAACCTGCAAAGCCAACCCCAAGGTCTATATTGCAGGTGTCCTCGGCGGAGCTCTCGAGCGCCTCGGCCGCGGCAAGGAAGCCACCGAAGCAGCCCTCATCGATTTCGGCGTGCGTGAAGGCCAGAAGTTCAAAACACGCAACAGCTACTTGTCGGTCATCGGCGTCATTTCACCGATGATCGGTCTGCTCGGAACCGTCATCGGAATGATGGGCGCCTTCTCGGTCCTCGGCCAAGGGGGCGTCAACGACATGGGCGCGCTCGCCTTGCGAATCGGTGAAGTGCTCCTGGCCACGGCGAGCGGTCTCTTCATCGCCATCCCGGCATTCATTTTCTATTACTTCTTTCGCAACCGCATCAGCGACGCGATCGTGTATGCCGACAGTGAACTCAATATGCTCGTCGAGGATATTCCGTTCGACGAGGTGCAGGGGTTGCGCATCGGCGAGAATTTCGATGCGGGTGACGGACTGCATGCGAGCGCGGGCGCCGAAGCCAAGACATCCCACAAAGTTTCCATGCAGCTCACCACCAACTGCCCGGTGTGCCAGTCGCCGATCGTTGCCGGCCAGAATCCTTGCCCGAGCTGCGGCGCCACGCTCGACTGGCAGCAGTAA
- a CDS encoding nuclear transport factor 2 family protein, with product MKKCFLCVLLLTGCASGPTDFCTEYREALAGRQGVVIAGRADGERLTAGFAALYGDLSPDNVESRVREVYAPEAWFNDTLATESGIEAIEKYLLKTAQGAQLVRAKINDVAVSGNDCYVRWTMEVRTKNLAGGRPVITEGMSQLRFDDEGRIVFHQDFWNPSNGIYQHLPLLGPAIRFVNGLIAK from the coding sequence ATGAAAAAGTGTTTCCTCTGCGTGCTGCTTCTGACCGGTTGCGCATCCGGCCCGACCGATTTTTGCACCGAATATCGCGAGGCCTTGGCTGGGCGTCAGGGTGTTGTCATCGCGGGACGCGCCGACGGGGAGCGCCTGACTGCAGGCTTCGCCGCACTTTACGGAGATCTTTCCCCGGACAACGTGGAGTCGCGCGTTCGCGAGGTGTATGCTCCCGAAGCGTGGTTCAACGATACGCTCGCGACGGAATCGGGCATTGAAGCCATCGAGAAATATCTGCTCAAAACGGCGCAGGGTGCGCAGCTTGTCCGCGCAAAAATCAACGATGTGGCTGTGTCCGGCAACGATTGCTATGTGCGCTGGACAATGGAGGTGCGGACAAAAAATCTGGCCGGTGGCCGGCCGGTCATAACCGAAGGCATGTCGCAGTTGCGCTTCGACGATGAAGGTCGCATCGTTTTTCACCAAGATTTCTGGAATCCGTCCAACGGCATCTACCAACACCTGCCGCTGCTCGGTCCGGCAATCCGCTTCGTGAACGGCCTGATTGCTAAATAG
- a CDS encoding biopolymer transporter ExbD — MAGSVGSEDGDVGFQIAPMVDVVFVLLIFFMASAGSNVIEKELNISLPSGRGGAASGPPPTPVIIDISADGVVSMNNKIFDTPASKEMPELRARLKDNIQRFGDKDPVIIRPNDNAKQERIIDVLNSAAAAGVKNLTFS, encoded by the coding sequence ATGGCAGGTTCCGTAGGTTCAGAAGATGGAGATGTCGGCTTCCAGATTGCGCCGATGGTCGACGTCGTATTTGTGCTGCTCATTTTCTTCATGGCCTCGGCCGGCTCGAACGTCATCGAGAAAGAACTCAACATCAGCCTGCCCAGCGGGCGCGGCGGCGCGGCATCCGGTCCCCCGCCCACTCCGGTGATCATCGACATCAGCGCCGACGGCGTTGTTTCGATGAACAACAAAATCTTCGACACCCCTGCGAGCAAGGAAATGCCGGAGTTGCGGGCGCGGCTGAAAGACAACATCCAGCGATTCGGGGACAAGGATCCGGTGATCATCCGTCCCAACGACAACGCCAAGCAGGAACGCATCATCGACGTGCTCAATTCCGCCGCTGCCGCGGGCGTCAAAAACTTGACGTTCAGTTGA
- a CDS encoding biopolymer transporter ExbD, translated as MSEERSHRRGKMKRRAPEPDADPEFQIAPMIDILLVLLVFFMSISTTQVLQTNRDIRLPVAKDAKEAKENPGQVIVNVAYNPINNAVSITVKERDYGSPLDLVPILQENIRANPMVRVLVRADKEVRYSVMRSVLEAVGKAGVANVTFSVVDKEAPPTSS; from the coding sequence ATGTCCGAGGAACGCAGTCATCGGCGGGGCAAGATGAAGCGTCGTGCACCGGAGCCCGATGCTGATCCGGAGTTCCAGATCGCCCCGATGATCGACATTCTCCTGGTGCTGCTGGTCTTCTTCATGTCGATCAGCACAACCCAGGTGCTGCAGACCAACCGCGACATCCGCCTGCCCGTCGCCAAGGACGCCAAGGAAGCGAAGGAGAACCCGGGCCAAGTCATCGTCAACGTCGCTTACAATCCGATCAACAACGCCGTGTCGATCACCGTGAAGGAACGCGATTACGGGTCGCCGCTCGACCTCGTTCCCATCCTGCAGGAGAACATCCGCGCCAACCCCATGGTGCGCGTCCTTGTTAGGGCCGACAAGGAAGTGCGCTACAGCGTGATGAGGAGCGTGCTCGAGGCGGTGGGCAAAGCCGGCGTGGCCAACGTCACGTTCTCCGTCGTGGACAAAGAGGCGCCGCCAACCTCCTCCTGA
- a CDS encoding methionine--tRNA ligase: MSAKTFFITTAIDYTNAPPHIGHAYEKVLADVVARWHRERGRPVFFLTGVDQHGQKVQQSAEKAGVSPAEFARSVTEKFKSLWAKLGISYDGWAETTDPRHVAAVQAVLQQLHDQGDLYKARHSGHYSVRQEQFLTDKERNEKGEFGPEWGEVVFIEEENWYFRLSKYRPWLAEHIAAHPDFVFPGFRCTELANAVAKEAGDLCISRPKSRLAWGIELPFDRDYVTYVWFDALMNYVTFAGYRAATGAGLPDFEKLWPCDAHVIGKDILVPAHGIYWPVMLKAAGVATMPKLLVHGWWNLGGAKVSKSAGNVIDPDALADKYGVDALRYYLMRDIATGQDADFNEERLRARYQADLANDLGNLVNRTVSMTKRYRGGVLRVVPADPSGDAVALNALGSEVAKRFDLTMESYQVHSALEAVWELIAAANAFVESSAPWKLAKDEAQAARLDEVLTTLVEAARLAAALAHPVIPVASDRLLGQLGFAGDFSSAWGAVRDGHTVGDPVPVFPRLETPAAA; this comes from the coding sequence ATGTCCGCAAAGACGTTTTTCATAACCACCGCGATCGATTACACGAACGCTCCGCCCCATATCGGTCATGCCTACGAAAAGGTGCTGGCCGATGTCGTTGCCCGCTGGCATCGCGAGCGCGGGCGTCCCGTGTTTTTTCTCACCGGTGTCGACCAGCACGGGCAGAAAGTGCAGCAGTCTGCGGAAAAGGCGGGTGTGTCGCCGGCGGAATTCGCGCGCTCGGTCACGGAAAAGTTCAAAAGCCTCTGGGCCAAGCTTGGCATTTCTTACGACGGATGGGCCGAGACAACCGATCCGCGCCATGTCGCCGCCGTGCAGGCGGTGTTGCAGCAACTGCACGATCAAGGCGACCTCTACAAGGCGCGCCACAGCGGGCACTACAGCGTGAGGCAGGAGCAATTCCTCACCGACAAGGAGCGCAACGAGAAGGGCGAGTTCGGTCCGGAGTGGGGAGAGGTTGTTTTTATCGAGGAGGAGAACTGGTATTTCCGTCTGTCGAAATACCGGCCCTGGCTGGCGGAGCACATCGCCGCGCATCCCGACTTTGTTTTTCCCGGGTTCCGCTGCACGGAATTGGCCAACGCGGTTGCCAAGGAGGCCGGCGACCTGTGTATCTCGCGCCCGAAGTCGCGGCTGGCCTGGGGTATCGAGCTGCCTTTCGACCGCGATTACGTGACCTACGTCTGGTTTGACGCGTTGATGAACTACGTCACTTTCGCCGGTTACCGCGCGGCAACAGGTGCGGGTCTTCCCGACTTCGAAAAGCTCTGGCCCTGCGACGCTCATGTCATAGGCAAAGACATTCTCGTTCCGGCTCATGGCATCTACTGGCCCGTCATGCTCAAAGCCGCGGGAGTTGCCACCATGCCCAAGCTGCTCGTGCATGGATGGTGGAATCTCGGCGGGGCAAAGGTCAGCAAGAGCGCGGGCAATGTTATTGATCCCGACGCTTTGGCGGACAAATACGGCGTGGATGCCCTGCGCTATTACCTCATGCGGGACATTGCGACGGGACAGGATGCCGACTTCAACGAGGAGCGTCTGCGCGCTCGGTATCAAGCGGATCTCGCCAACGATCTCGGCAATTTGGTCAATCGCACCGTGAGCATGACCAAGCGTTACCGGGGTGGCGTATTGCGGGTCGTGCCGGCCGACCCGTCGGGCGATGCCGTCGCGCTCAACGCGCTGGGATCGGAAGTCGCAAAGCGCTTCGACCTGACCATGGAAAGCTATCAAGTGCATTCCGCGCTGGAAGCCGTCTGGGAATTGATCGCCGCGGCCAACGCCTTCGTCGAAAGCTCCGCGCCCTGGAAGCTGGCAAAAGACGAGGCGCAGGCCGCACGGCTCGATGAGGTTCTCACGACGTTGGTCGAGGCCGCGCGCTTGGCAGCGGCATTGGCTCACCCCGTGATTCCCGTCGCGAGCGACCGGTTGCTCGGGCAACTCGGTTTCGCCGGGGATTTTTCTTCCGCATGGGGCGCGGTCCGCGATGGACATACGGTTGGCGATCCGGTCCCGGTGTTTCCCCGCTTGGAGACGCCCGCGGCGGCGTGA
- a CDS encoding lysophospholipid acyltransferase family protein — MDIRLAIRSRCFPAWRRPRRRDSVVSKKFPKWEEVRGWRRVRCRIEQAGLWLASRLVPLFPWPLLRGIAWFIGGLVFHLDKRGRAYALANLTMVFGREKSPQEIRRVAKDSYRQFARTMLELFWVPNLRKENYRRRVEVEGYEKARDACRGGKGAIGICLHYGNFEWLSLASGFEVTQGVIVTQQFRNPLLGVFFDRLRAASGHRIIQQERSLLSTLKHLKSGGSVGILTDLQLDPRHPTVPVKSFGRWCPMTKMHAVLHQHTGLPILPMECIPLPDGRYRLVVHDPLQFPADATEREIAQKCWDVLEPQVRRHPESWLWAYKHWRYIPPGADAADYPYYASRNPAFDELMKTELATETTSSDTKP, encoded by the coding sequence ATGGACATACGGTTGGCGATCCGGTCCCGGTGTTTCCCCGCTTGGAGACGCCCGCGGCGGCGTGATTCGGTTGTGAGCAAAAAATTTCCCAAATGGGAAGAAGTCCGCGGCTGGCGACGTGTCCGTTGCCGCATCGAGCAGGCCGGACTCTGGCTGGCTTCTCGTCTGGTTCCTTTGTTCCCTTGGCCCTTGCTGCGCGGTATCGCCTGGTTCATCGGCGGCTTGGTGTTCCATCTCGACAAACGCGGACGCGCCTACGCGCTGGCCAACCTGACGATGGTGTTCGGCAGGGAAAAGTCGCCGCAGGAAATCCGTCGCGTCGCGAAGGATTCTTACCGCCAATTTGCGCGCACGATGCTCGAGTTGTTCTGGGTTCCGAACCTGCGGAAAGAAAACTACCGCCGGCGTGTGGAGGTCGAAGGATACGAAAAGGCGCGCGATGCTTGCCGCGGCGGAAAGGGCGCGATCGGTATCTGTCTGCACTACGGCAACTTCGAGTGGCTCAGCCTCGCGTCGGGTTTCGAGGTCACTCAAGGAGTCATCGTCACGCAACAATTCCGCAACCCGTTGCTCGGTGTCTTCTTCGACCGGTTGCGCGCGGCCAGCGGGCACCGCATAATCCAGCAGGAGCGTTCCCTTCTCTCGACCCTCAAACATCTCAAAAGCGGCGGCAGTGTCGGCATTCTCACCGACCTTCAACTCGACCCGCGTCATCCCACAGTTCCGGTCAAATCGTTCGGCCGCTGGTGTCCGATGACAAAAATGCATGCCGTCCTGCACCAGCATACCGGCTTGCCGATTCTTCCCATGGAATGCATTCCGCTGCCCGACGGACGCTACCGGCTTGTGGTGCACGATCCTTTGCAGTTTCCCGCGGATGCCACCGAGCGCGAAATTGCGCAGAAGTGCTGGGACGTGCTCGAGCCGCAGGTGCGACGACACCCCGAGAGCTGGCTCTGGGCCTACAAGCATTGGAGATATATTCCGCCGGGCGCCGATGCCGCGGACTATCCTTATTACGCATCGCGCAATCCGGCGTTCGATGAATTGATGAAGACGGAGTTGGCGACTGAGACCACCTCAAGCGATACTAAACCATGA